TGCCCGTTGCGTTTGGAAGGCTATTCGCCATGAAGGCAACCTTTCAGTTCTTTAAACATCATGAATAGATAGCCTTCACAGACTATCTCAGAAAATCTTGCCCAAATTGTATGCCGATGAAAGCCGTTTTCAGTGCTGCGGCGCGGGCAAAATCTCTATGAGCTAACCAACAGTGAGCGAATTGCAAGGCCAAACTTCACTGCCCCCCGCAGGGGCGCCTGCCACGCGCCCGGGTAGCGGTCCGCAATAAAGCGGTATGCAGATTCATGGTGCGCGCGCAGCATCTTCTTTGAATTCGCTGAGGTGGAATGCCCCTTGGCGTGGGTGATGCATGCGCTTGGACAAAAGACATTGACATAGCCAGCGCGGGAGAAACGGTCGCCTAAATCAATGTCTTCGAGGTACATGAAATAGCGTTCATCGAACCCCCCGATGGCATCAAATGCTGACCAGCGCACCAAAACACACGAGCCAGAAAGCCAGCCGGCAGGCCGCTCACTACTCATGTCCTCTTCGTCGCGGTAGGCCTTGGACCATGGGTTATCAGGCCAGATATTGCCAAGCAGGGCATGGCCAATGCCGTTTGCAACGGTGGGCACAGCGCGCGCGGAGGGATAGTTAGAGCCATCAGGTTCCACAATGCGCGGGCCGACGGCACCAGCATTGTCCCAGCGTTTTGCGCACGCAATAAGCTTGTCGATGCTCCCTGGCGTAAATTCCACGTCCGGATTCGATAGCAGCACATACTCTTGGTCGATTTCACCGGCATCACGGGCAGCACGCAAGGCCTGCGCACCGGCATTCATGCCGCCGCCGTAGCCCAGGTTTCCACCGGTATCTAAAAACTGCACCCAGTCCAGCTTGTCAGCGGTGGCTTGCGGCACACCATCGGTGGAACCATTATCTGCCAGCACGACGTGTGCGCCTTGTGCGACTGCGGGAGAAATTGAGTCCAAGAATCGACCGAGGTAGTCACCTGGTGAATAAGTCACCGTGACAATCCCCAGTGGGGCCTGAAACTTAGACTGCGAAGCCGCAGAAGATGATATTGAATCGTTCACGATGGCACTTAGCGTACCCAAACTTGGACCAAACATCACCAATTGACACCGCCGAAAATGTGTCTATGTGAAGGGTCACTCTAATCCGTGCCAAAAGGTAGTCACAGTAGACATCAAATGCATCTATTCCCTTGTGGGAGCCTCGAAAGATCGCTTGAACTTGAGCTCCGTGGCGATAGTTATGCGGGATTCATGGACCTATGCCATAGAATGAGGTTTCTTAAACCCTGCCCGCTTAGAAAATGGGAAGCGAAATATAAGTGAGCTCTGACAATTTCCGGAAGGCGCGCGATATCCAACCTGCGCCAACAAGTGCTCCGGCGACTTCTCAGACAGGTTCCACAGCAATTAAAACCTTCATTGCTATCTTGTCTGTCATCGTGCTGTTGGTATCGGGCGTCGGCTATTTCACCGTCGGACGACTCAGTGGCGGCATGTCCTCTGCCTCCAACTTGAATTTGGGCGGTGATGGAAACGGCGGTGGCCAGGGCTTCAAAGACAACGTCGACGGCGCTGTCGATATTTTGCTCGTGGGTTCTGACTCCCGTTCCGATGCCCACGGCAACAGGCTTTCCGATGAAGAGTTGGCCGCG
This region of Corynebacterium casei LMG S-19264 genomic DNA includes:
- a CDS encoding glycosyltransferase family 2 protein; translation: MFGPSLGTLSAIVNDSISSSAASQSKFQAPLGIVTVTYSPGDYLGRFLDSISPAVAQGAHVVLADNGSTDGVPQATADKLDWVQFLDTGGNLGYGGGMNAGAQALRAARDAGEIDQEYVLLSNPDVEFTPGSIDKLIACAKRWDNAGAVGPRIVEPDGSNYPSARAVPTVANGIGHALLGNIWPDNPWSKAYRDEEDMSSERPAGWLSGSCVLVRWSAFDAIGGFDERYFMYLEDIDLGDRFSRAGYVNVFCPSACITHAKGHSTSANSKKMLRAHHESAYRFIADRYPGAWQAPLRGAVKFGLAIRSLLVSS